The following coding sequences are from one Pseudonocardia sp. EC080619-01 window:
- a CDS encoding DUF4232 domain-containing protein has protein sequence MRTRRISIVAGALAAGLLLAGCGGDAGSSAAGQMSAPSSEQAAPETPASTGEQESGQEGGGSAEQAADRCTTADLSATVNQPTGTGQQSTILAWRNTSDQPCTMTGFGGVDLRGPEDPTFGPSYSLPRSSEEATPVTLQPGGTGITTITTLSGGGWTPTEVVVTAPDETTSTTIPWRGGPVERQDGATRPGSYIGPVEQGSV, from the coding sequence ATGAGAACCAGACGCATCTCGATCGTGGCCGGGGCGCTCGCCGCCGGCCTCCTGCTCGCCGGCTGTGGCGGGGACGCGGGGTCCTCGGCGGCCGGGCAGATGTCGGCGCCGTCGTCGGAGCAGGCGGCTCCGGAGACCCCTGCCTCGACCGGCGAGCAGGAGTCCGGGCAGGAGGGCGGCGGGTCCGCCGAGCAGGCCGCGGACCGCTGCACCACCGCCGACCTGTCCGCGACGGTGAACCAGCCGACCGGCACCGGACAGCAGAGCACGATCCTCGCCTGGCGCAACACCTCGGACCAGCCGTGCACGATGACCGGCTTCGGCGGTGTCGACCTGCGGGGACCCGAGGACCCGACGTTCGGGCCGTCGTACTCGCTGCCGCGCTCGTCGGAGGAGGCGACGCCGGTGACGCTGCAGCCGGGCGGCACCGGGATCACCACGATCACGACGCTGTCCGGCGGCGGCTGGACACCGACCGAGGTCGTCGTGACGGCGCCGGACGAGACGACGTCGACGACGATCCCGTGGCGCGGTGGCCCGGTGGAGCGCCAGGACGGCGCGACCCGGCCCGGCAGCTACATCGGCCCGGTGGAGCAGGGCTCGGTCTGA
- a CDS encoding SDR family NAD(P)-dependent oxidoreductase, which produces MTDFTGKVALVTGAASGIGAAVAQRLRTAGASVLLADIDAGRLATTGDDDRRRGVVTDVTRSADVAAACAAAVEEFGGLDLVFNVAGAATLGTILDGDEDDWRSTVDLVLGGTYLTTRHGARAIRDTGRGGAIVNVASLNAHVPLYGGSSYAAGKAAVEVFTKNAALELQRHGIRVNAVLPGLVRTPLTAGWFDGGPVEQDFANRILMGRAADPDELAGPALFLAGPDASYVTGTSLVVDGGWEITNYPDISAAVEGG; this is translated from the coding sequence ATGACCGACTTCACGGGCAAGGTCGCCCTGGTCACCGGCGCGGCGTCGGGTATCGGCGCCGCCGTGGCACAGCGGCTGCGCACGGCAGGGGCGAGCGTGCTGCTCGCCGACATCGACGCCGGCCGGCTGGCCACCACGGGGGACGACGACCGCCGACGCGGCGTCGTCACCGACGTGACCCGCTCGGCCGACGTGGCCGCCGCCTGCGCTGCGGCCGTCGAGGAGTTCGGCGGCCTCGACCTGGTGTTCAACGTCGCCGGCGCCGCCACGCTGGGCACCATCCTCGACGGCGACGAGGACGACTGGCGGTCCACCGTGGACCTCGTCCTCGGCGGCACCTACCTGACCACCCGGCACGGCGCCCGGGCCATCCGCGACACCGGGCGCGGCGGGGCGATCGTCAACGTCGCCTCGCTCAACGCGCACGTCCCGCTCTACGGCGGGAGCTCCTACGCCGCAGGCAAGGCCGCCGTCGAGGTGTTCACGAAGAACGCCGCGCTGGAGCTCCAGCGCCACGGGATCCGGGTCAACGCCGTGCTGCCCGGCCTCGTCCGGACGCCGCTGACCGCCGGGTGGTTCGACGGCGGACCGGTCGAGCAGGACTTCGCGAACCGGATCCTGATGGGGCGGGCCGCCGATCCCGACGAGCTGGCCGGGCCCGCGCTGTTCCTCGCCGGGCCGGACGCGTCGTACGTGACCGGGACCAGCCTGGTCGTCGACGGTGGGTGGGAGATCACGAACTACCCGGACATCTCGGCGGCGGTCGAGGGCGGCTGA
- a CDS encoding helix-turn-helix transcriptional regulator, translating into MRAATATALPADRLGQVFTVLERVDRARDVGELAELVLEALGSVLGFRNTTFFAGSTYSGLFRDPDPLLNGRQRSMIREYRERWSDRDVFAQPRESAVLHRTHAAAVDTREPTPAADRPYLSWLARNGLENLAAVRVAPGGGQALFGIFGPSGTVGPAELAQLRLLGRQLDAIARHLPEHATAAPPPLPPRLAQTAELVGRGMTNAMIARTMELSEDTVKKYVSRLLERTGARSRTELALVLRGS; encoded by the coding sequence ATGCGTGCGGCTACGGCGACGGCGTTGCCCGCCGACCGGCTCGGCCAGGTGTTCACGGTGCTGGAGCGGGTCGACCGCGCGCGTGACGTCGGCGAGCTGGCCGAACTGGTGCTCGAGGCGCTCGGTTCGGTCCTCGGCTTCCGCAACACGACGTTCTTCGCCGGCTCCACCTACAGCGGCCTGTTCCGCGACCCGGACCCGCTGCTCAACGGCCGTCAGCGCAGCATGATCCGTGAGTACCGCGAGCGCTGGTCGGACCGCGACGTGTTCGCCCAGCCCCGCGAGTCGGCGGTACTGCACCGCACGCACGCCGCCGCGGTCGACACCCGTGAACCCACCCCTGCTGCCGACCGGCCGTACCTGTCGTGGCTGGCCCGCAACGGGCTGGAGAACCTCGCCGCCGTCCGGGTCGCGCCCGGCGGCGGGCAGGCGCTGTTCGGGATCTTCGGCCCGAGCGGCACCGTCGGCCCGGCCGAGCTGGCCCAGCTGCGGCTCCTCGGCCGCCAGCTCGACGCGATCGCCCGGCACCTGCCCGAGCACGCGACGGCGGCCCCGCCCCCGCTGCCGCCGCGGCTCGCCCAGACGGCCGAGCTCGTCGGACGGGGCATGACCAACGCGATGATCGCCCGGACGATGGAGCTGTCCGAGGACACGGTGAAGAAGTACGTCAGCCGGTTGCTGGAGCGCACCGGGGCGCGGAGCCGGACCGAGCTGGCGCTGGTACTGCGCGGCAGCTGA
- a CDS encoding DUF222 domain-containing protein: MTAVQEPPRTGLPAGDPGFPQVDLALVQLAVEQAALDDLSGVSEAELIDQIQQLESVQHSLAALQATRVRAFARLHVENGIAAGQVDPDRLQRGVVAQVGLACRVSPAEARRRVSTARDLHDGLDHVRGLFGAGELSAVKVAAVVAACSDLDRAERAAVDVRLAGHDLTRLGIRRLQDLARRFAAEVAPEKFLARVESARAERRVTLRPAPDAMTYLTAYLPVEQGVACLAALNKAFTEVSVNPAPLTRTRGQVMADTLVERVTGQAVATDVGVEVQVVVPVEALLDPDSPLPAEIPATVRSRSTSWPRARGGRPCAA, from the coding sequence ATGACCGCGGTCCAGGAACCCCCACGCACCGGCCTCCCCGCCGGAGATCCGGGGTTCCCGCAGGTCGATCTGGCGCTGGTTCAGCTGGCGGTGGAGCAGGCCGCGCTCGACGACCTGTCCGGTGTCTCCGAGGCGGAGTTGATCGATCAGATCCAGCAGCTCGAATCCGTGCAGCACTCCTTGGCGGCGTTGCAGGCGACGCGAGTGCGGGCGTTCGCCCGGCTCCATGTCGAGAACGGCATCGCGGCCGGGCAGGTCGATCCGGATCGGTTGCAGCGCGGTGTGGTGGCGCAGGTCGGGTTGGCCTGTCGGGTGTCGCCGGCCGAGGCGCGGCGTCGGGTGAGTACGGCCCGGGATCTGCACGACGGTCTCGATCATGTTCGTGGGTTGTTCGGTGCCGGTGAGTTGAGCGCGGTGAAGGTGGCGGCGGTGGTGGCCGCGTGCTCGGATCTGGACCGCGCCGAACGTGCTGCGGTGGATGTTCGTCTGGCCGGCCACGATCTGACCCGGCTGGGGATCCGGCGGTTGCAGGATCTCGCCCGCCGGTTCGCCGCCGAGGTGGCGCCGGAGAAGTTCCTCGCCCGGGTCGAGTCCGCCCGTGCCGAGCGGCGGGTGACGTTGCGCCCGGCGCCGGATGCGATGACGTATCTGACCGCGTATCTGCCGGTGGAGCAGGGTGTGGCGTGTCTTGCCGCGCTGAACAAGGCGTTCACCGAGGTGTCGGTGAACCCGGCACCGTTGACCCGGACTCGTGGTCAGGTCATGGCCGATACCCTCGTCGAACGGGTCACCGGCCAGGCCGTGGCGACCGATGTGGGTGTCGAGGTCCAGGTCGTCGTCCCGGTCGAGGCACTGCTGGACCCGGACTCGCCGCTGCCGGCGGAGATCCCGGCCACGGTCCGGTCCCGGTCGACCTCCTGGCCACGAGCGAGGGGAGGAAGACCCTGCGCCGCCTGA
- a CDS encoding alpha/beta fold hydrolase, producing MGADPAVGADIWTSEAGAAAVRERYEQHLAGWPVPVARYELATSYGRTFALTCGDDDAPPVVLVHGSGANSSVWGDGIAGLAARHRVVMVDLLGEPGFSDPVRLDLTTPDTADWLAQTLDLLGVGVTAVVGMSLGGWTAVDLATRRPERVSRLAVLCPAGIGRQTLGKVAPAFLLNLLGARGRRRSAEIVTGLDARAHPDVLDEIDLHFRHFRPRTERIPVFDDAALRRLTMPVLAVLGERDRVFDPVGTGRRLTGLLPDVRVEVVPGAGHALLGQVPRIAEFLGH from the coding sequence ATGGGTGCGGATCCCGCCGTCGGCGCGGACATCTGGACGAGCGAGGCCGGTGCGGCCGCGGTCCGGGAGCGCTACGAGCAGCACCTCGCCGGCTGGCCGGTCCCCGTCGCGCGCTACGAGCTGGCGACCTCCTACGGACGGACGTTCGCCCTGACCTGCGGCGACGACGACGCCCCGCCGGTGGTGCTGGTGCACGGGTCCGGCGCGAACAGCTCCGTGTGGGGTGACGGGATCGCCGGGCTCGCGGCCCGGCACCGCGTCGTGATGGTCGACCTGCTCGGGGAGCCCGGGTTCAGCGACCCGGTCCGTCTCGACCTCACCACTCCGGACACCGCGGACTGGCTCGCGCAGACGCTCGACCTGCTCGGTGTCGGGGTGACGGCCGTCGTGGGCATGTCGCTCGGCGGGTGGACCGCCGTGGACCTCGCCACCCGTCGTCCGGAGCGGGTGTCGCGGCTCGCGGTGCTGTGCCCGGCCGGGATCGGCAGGCAGACCCTCGGGAAGGTCGCCCCCGCGTTCCTGCTGAACCTGCTGGGCGCCCGCGGGCGCCGCCGCTCGGCGGAGATCGTCACCGGGCTCGACGCACGTGCCCACCCGGACGTGCTCGACGAGATCGACCTGCACTTCCGGCACTTCCGCCCCCGGACGGAGCGGATCCCGGTGTTCGACGACGCCGCGCTGCGCCGTCTGACGATGCCGGTGCTCGCCGTGCTCGGCGAGCGCGACCGGGTCTTCGACCCGGTGGGGACCGGGCGACGGCTGACCGGGCTGCTGCCCGACGTGCGGGTCGAGGTCGTGCCCGGTGCCGGGCACGCGCTGCTCGGACAGGTCCCGCGCATCGCAGAGTTCCTCGGCCACTGA
- a CDS encoding LLM class flavin-dependent oxidoreductase yields MARLNFGIFLAPVHAPGKSPTLLMERDLELIEHLDRLGYEEAWFGEHHSAGSEIYASPELMIAAAAQRTRRIKLGTGVTSIAYHNPLWVADRIVQLDHLTRGRTLFGVGPGSLPTDSAMIGLNPTETRELLEVNLDIILRLFRGESVTATTRTHELIDARLQLAPFSDPLFDIAVAAVASPTGARLAGTHGLGLLSIGATLSADGFDALAHHWNVMEERAAAAGTTVDRSGWRLVSPFHVAETEDQAYREVEQGIEHWFGYFQKVAAFPQMAVSGDNVKEMIQFINEAGIGVIGTPDQARAQVQRLVDQAGSFGTLLLMGQDWAGPAATRRSFELFAEEVAPHFQGQSEPTVDAARRATEVREGYSKAQLDAVAHMTEKYEKERAR; encoded by the coding sequence ATGGCCCGACTGAACTTCGGCATCTTCCTGGCCCCGGTGCACGCACCGGGCAAGAGCCCGACGCTGCTGATGGAGCGCGACCTGGAGCTCATCGAGCACCTGGACCGACTCGGCTACGAGGAGGCGTGGTTCGGCGAGCACCACTCGGCCGGCTCGGAGATCTACGCCTCGCCGGAGCTGATGATCGCCGCCGCGGCGCAGCGCACCCGGAGGATCAAGCTCGGCACCGGCGTCACCTCGATCGCGTACCACAACCCGCTGTGGGTGGCGGACCGGATCGTGCAGCTCGACCACCTCACCCGTGGCCGGACGCTGTTCGGCGTCGGCCCGGGTTCGCTCCCCACCGACTCGGCGATGATCGGCCTGAACCCGACCGAGACCCGCGAGCTGCTCGAGGTCAACCTCGACATCATCCTGCGGCTGTTCCGGGGCGAGTCGGTCACCGCGACGACCCGCACCCACGAGCTGATCGACGCCCGGCTGCAGCTCGCACCGTTCTCCGACCCGCTGTTCGACATCGCCGTCGCGGCCGTCGCGTCGCCGACCGGGGCGCGGCTCGCCGGCACCCACGGGCTCGGCCTGCTGTCGATCGGTGCGACGCTGAGTGCCGACGGCTTCGACGCGCTCGCCCACCACTGGAACGTGATGGAGGAGCGGGCCGCCGCGGCCGGGACGACCGTCGACCGCTCCGGCTGGCGGCTGGTCAGCCCGTTCCACGTCGCGGAGACCGAGGACCAGGCCTACCGCGAGGTCGAGCAGGGCATCGAGCACTGGTTCGGCTACTTCCAGAAGGTCGCCGCGTTCCCGCAGATGGCCGTCTCCGGCGACAACGTCAAGGAGATGATCCAGTTCATCAACGAGGCCGGCATCGGCGTGATCGGGACACCCGATCAGGCGCGCGCCCAGGTGCAGCGGCTCGTCGACCAGGCCGGCAGCTTCGGCACGCTGCTGCTGATGGGGCAGGACTGGGCGGGTCCGGCGGCCACCCGGCGCTCGTTCGAGCTGTTCGCCGAGGAGGTCGCGCCGCACTTCCAGGGGCAGTCCGAACCCACCGTCGACGCGGCCCGTCGCGCCACCGAGGTCCGCGAGGGATACTCGAAGGCCCAGCTCGACGCCGTCGCGCACATGACCGAGAAGTACGAGAAGGAGCGTGCCCGGTGA
- a CDS encoding HNH endonuclease, translating into MIGGDSRQRTFTGLLARLVRARAGNRCTEPYCDAPVRHVDHIHRDADGGATELDNGRGVCEFHNHVREQAGWRVARGPDGRVRTTTPTGHTYLAPG; encoded by the coding sequence GTGATCGGCGGGGACTCCCGCCAGCGCACCTTCACCGGTCTCCTCGCCCGCCTGGTCCGAGCGCGCGCGGGGAATCGGTGTACCGAGCCGTACTGCGACGCCCCGGTGCGGCACGTCGACCACATCCACCGCGATGCCGACGGGGGAGCGACCGAGCTCGACAACGGCAGGGGTGTGTGCGAGTTCCACAACCACGTCCGCGAGCAGGCCGGTTGGCGCGTCGCCCGCGGGCCGGACGGCAGGGTCCGCACCACGACCCCGACGGGCCACACCTACCTCGCACCCGGATGA